The sequence cagCTTATCTAGTTTGCTATGACTGAAAAGATACGTTTTGCAATCAGAGTGCTATTTTTTTTTTGTCAAACACTGGAGTTACATTTTTAACCAAATTGTTGACGTTAGCTGACTATCAAAGAGAGTACTTTGGCCGTTGCAATTTTTTCAGAGGGTGTGTGAGGTCAGCTTTTGTTGAACAAAATATTATATGCTCTTCTATTATATAACAATTTCTTTATTTTAAAGAAATTAGTAGCCTACTGTATCACTCCCTACTTCACTTCCTTTATCTCcctgcctgacacacacacacacacacaaatagctaacaaaatggctacacggactattTGAGTTGAACCttgtattttattcttattttgcAGTCTCTATGAACACTCACAGGGCTGCACactgacacaccaacacacatacaaacactaacTCAACCATTTGCTCATAcatacataatatgcacatacatttatactgactttaCACACATGCAAacccactcacatacaaacaTCATATACGctgcttctactctgtttatcatatcctGATGCCTAATCACCTTACCCCTAAATATGTCTACCTCTGTCGattcagtatccctgcacattgtaaatatggtattggaactgaccctgtatatagaatGCTTGCTTACTATATTGTGTTCTTATTTTtatatattgtgttatatatttttgttctaccttacgttagttttagtattacattgttattgactactgcattgttggggttagagctagcaagaaaggcattacactgtgcatgtgacatttataactagaaacacacacacttgatCCATTTCATTGTCTTTCCAATCTAATTTCTCCCACAGTGGCAATCGGTCATCCAAGACCTTCAAGCCCAAGAAGAACATCCCGGAGGGATCTCATCAGTATGAGCTGCTGAAACATGCCGAGGCGACACTGGGCAGTGGGAACTTGCGCATGGCTGTCATGCTACCCGATGGGGAAGACTTGAACGAGTGGGTGGCAGTTAACAGTAAGGAACACATCCACTTCTCTATCCCCTTAACACCACTAACATAGTGTCAAATCTTGATCCCCTTTTAAGTGTCTACTCAGATTCAATAGCAGTCTGCAAGGCTGAGGAGTTAATTTCCAGTGAAGAATTGGGCCTAGTATCTGGGAAGGATTTTAGCATAAACTCCAGACCAAAAACTACATTGAATGTTAAACAGAGATGATTGTCCACCCCTGTCGGTGCTTTCTTTGCTGTCTCTGGTTTTCCACCAAGACGGATGACTCGTTCAGCGGATGTCTCACTTCCTCTGGCACACACTGATGACCTAACCCAGTCATTCAGCGGacaagctgtctgggtttctgctGTGAGATTAGCAAATAGAGAACCAGGCTACGCAAACCTCACTAAGCCAGAGCTGTCTGTGAAAAAGGACGTCCAATTTGTTATTTCTCATGTCTCAGTATAGTAGGTGATGATGGTTTGACAGGTGGAACTTTCAGAGCTTTGCTCTTCTACTGACTTCAATGTGCATAGTAGGTCATGTGTCTTTGAGAGAGGGATGCATGGGCGTCTCAAGCTAATCAGGGGCACTGAGCAAGATTTAATTTCCAGTAGTCTGCTTATCGGGAGAGGCGACTCTGGAGGGCTGAATGATTGTGTGAGAGGGCTATTGTGTCCCCTATGTCTGCCAACACACTAATTAGATCTGAGATCCCACACTATAACTTTTATTTTCTTCTATATGAATGTTGTCTGGAGGATATAAATGCTCTGGAGCTCAGCTCACATGCCCCTCATGATGCCTTGTTATTTCTTTACGTCCACAGCTGTAGATTTCTTCAACCAGATCAATATGCTTTATGGCACCATAACAGACTTCTGCACTGAAGAGAGCTGTCCTGTCATGTCTGCTGGGCCTAAGTAAGTGTGGGGGTGTGGACTTGCTTGCCTTTCTGCCTATGTCATAATGATACATTGCCATTCATGTAACTTTTTTTGTGTAGATATGAGTATCATTGGGCAGATGGTACCAACATCAAGAAGCCGATCAAATGCTCAGCTCCCAAGTACATTGATTACTTAATGACCTGGGTGCAGGACCAGCTCGATGATGAGACACTCTTTCCGTCTAAGATAGGTAGGAGTTCATGTCCATGTTTTGGCATAACCATGTCTACATATTGCATTTCCAGTGAAGCGACACCGTCATCTATCTTTAGTTGTTTTATACACTGATAAATCTGTATACTTTGTACCTTTGCCCTCAAGGTGTCCCGTTCAGGCGGAACTTTATGTCTGTGGCCAAGACCATCCTAAAACGCCTGTTCAGGGTCTACGCCCACATCTACCACCAACACTTTGACTCTGTGATGCAGCTACAGGAGGAGGCCCACCTCAACACCTCCTTCAAACACTTCATCTTCTTTGTTCAGGTATTGGACCGGAGCCCACTATCAATGTAGTCTGGTTCCCAAGGCTATTATTTCAGCTGTAGGCCTACCCCTTATTGGTAATGGTGTAGTTCTGGTAAGGCTACGTTTAAAAGTTAAAGATGGATATACTTGGTTCCCAGTCTTTTTATATCTGCTTTAGCTAGCTCATTTGATGTTGACTCAGTGGCAGCCAGGCTATCCTCAGTGTATGCGGCCAAGAACTAGAGGCAATGACCCTTTTTACGGTATGACTGAGACATATAAAGATGGTAACACTTGATTGGGTTTATGTAGCGCTTTTCCAGATGTTCAGATGTTACAATCTACAATGTATCTATCACCAATCTGTAGCAATCGCCTGCTTTAATCCAGGTTTTCCTCTGTCTCTTTCAGGAGTTTAACTTGATTGACAGGAAAGAGCTGGTGCCACTTC is a genomic window of Salvelinus alpinus chromosome 18, SLU_Salpinus.1, whole genome shotgun sequence containing:
- the LOC139544218 gene encoding MOB kinase activator 1B-like, translated to MSFLFGNRSSKTFKPKKNIPEGSHQYELLKHAEATLGSGNLRMAVMLPDGEDLNEWVAVNTVDFFNQINMLYGTITDFCTEESCPVMSAGPKYEYHWADGTNIKKPIKCSAPKYIDYLMTWVQDQLDDETLFPSKIGVPFRRNFMSVAKTILKRLFRVYAHIYHQHFDSVMQLQEEAHLNTSFKHFIFFVQEFNLIDRKELVPLQELIDKLTTKDR